A genomic window from Purpureocillium takamizusanense chromosome 2, complete sequence includes:
- a CDS encoding uncharacterized protein (COG:S~SECRETED:SignalP(1-21~SECRETED:cutsite=ALT-AS~SECRETED:prob=0.2254)~TransMembrane:7 (n2-13c21/22o56-75i82-102o108-133i153-171o191-211i232-253o273-293i)~EggNog:ENOG503P0S0), which produces MVALTAATPTIALAVSTTALTASPTCTTAIPDQNGFVPPDSCNANYGFYPRWEDNVAFAIAFGLTTAAHLAQSMILKKPFCWVIIMGALWECTCFVLRALGAKDQQESLYVTLSTLLFLLAPLWINAFCYMVVARLVYFLQPEKKAAGIGARWLAKGFVIADVISFFVQAAGGAMMADQHDTDKANTGRNIYMVGVGIQLVFVMVFLVITVRFHRDLLRNMRIGKVKTRDCWTGTLVWVIYFVLMLIIERIIFRLIEFSQGASSSNPILQHEAFQLYLDALPMLLAIASLNFVHPGMVLKGPESSFPSSKIRWWRGRSAAFEPLALQSLERQPLN; this is translated from the exons ATGGTCGCCCTCACAGCTGCCACGCCGACCATTGCACTCGCAGTGTCAACAACGGCGCTGACCGCGAGCCCAACATGCACCACAGCTATTCCAGACCAGAATGGCTTCGTGCCGCCTGACTCCTGCAATGCCAACTACGGCTTCTATCCGCGGTGGGAAGACAACGTTGCGTTTGCCATTGCGTTTGGGCTCACCACCGCTGCCCATCTTGCCCAGTCCATGATCCTCAAAAAG CCTTTCTGCTgggtcatcatcatgggTGCCTTGTGGGAGTGCACTTGCTTCGTCCTCCGCGCCCTGGGCGCCAAAGACCAACAAGAATCCCTCTACGTCACGCTTTCGACGCTGCTGTTTCTTCTCGCTCCGCTTT GGATCAACGCGTTCTGTTACatggtcgtcgcccgactcGTCTACTTTCTCCAGCCGGAGAAGAAAGCAGCTGGCATCGGCGCTCGCTGGCTCGCAAAGGGCTTCGTCATCGCAGACGTGATTTCCTTCTTCGTTCAagccgctggcggcgccatgatggccgaTCAACACGATACCGATAAGGCGAATACTGGCCGCAATATCTACATGGTGGGCGTGGGCATTCAGCTGGTCTTTGTCATGGTATTCCTGGTCATCACCGTCCGATTCCACCGGGACCTACTACGAAATATGCGTATTGGTAAGGTCAAGACCCGTGATTGCTGGACTGGTACCCTGGTTTGGGTGATTTATTTCGTTCTAATGCTCATCATT GAGCGTATCATATTTCGCCTCATCGAATTTAGCCAAGGCGCCTCATCTTCGAATCCCATCCTTCAACACGAAGCGTTCCAGCTATATCTCGACGCGTTACCTATGCTTCTTGCTATCGCCTCCCTGAATTTTGTCCATCCAGGCATGGTGCTCAAGGGCCCCGAGAGCAGCTTTCCATCGTCAAAGATTCGATGGTGGCGTGGCAGGTCAGCAGCCTTTGAGCCTCTTGCGTTACAGTCTCTCGAAAGGCAGCCGCTGAACTGA
- a CDS encoding uncharacterized protein (COG:S~EggNog:ENOG503P7ID), which translates to MPQSIESKPSLFINLSTSNIESSIKFFTALGFSYSKEWSDKQTASFFFPAPNANVALIMSDKDRYKSFIRPGSEIADASKATEVIFAFAAKTKGEVDAAVEKAVAAGGKPDPFTMPNNGAEHRMYCRSFEDVDGHIWEINTMLGHGDEK; encoded by the coding sequence ATGCCTCAATCCATTGAAAGCAAGCCTTCGCTGTTTATCAATCTCAGCACCTCTAATATTGAAAGCTCCATAAAGTTCTTCACGGCTCTCGGGTTCTCCTACAGCAAGGAATGGAGCGACAAGCAGACGGCGTCGTTCTTTTTCCCCGCCCCAAATGCCAACGTGGCCCTCATAATGAGCGACAAGGACCGCTACAAGAGCTTCATTCGACCCGGAAGTGAGATTGCCGACGCCAGCAAGGCCACTGAGGTCATCTTCGCGTTTGCGGCTAAGACCAAGGgcgaggtcgatgccgcggTCGagaaggccgtcgccgctggcgggaAGCCGGACCCTTTTACGATGCCGAATAACGGAGCGGAGCACAGAATGTATTGCAGAAGCTTCGAGGACGTTGATGGACATATCTGGGAGATCAATACGATGCTGGGACATGGTGACGAAAAATGA